In a genomic window of Flavobacterium lipolyticum:
- the yidC gene encoding membrane protein insertase YidC produces the protein MEEKKFDLNSIIGFVLIFGILIWIMYQNQPSDKEIAAEKAKKELIAKQEAQAKADKTKTAVLPVAAATTPGDTVQLAQLQKTLGGFAYSATLPSAKEGFTTIENEKIKLKIANKGGYIVEATLKEFKKFEKNSGQLVELIKDNNANLNIQLQTADNRTLNSKDLFFEPTLTKNGADQILTMRLKAGANEFLEYKYVLKPNDYLIGFDVRSQGLNKVLNTGKPLDLQWDLKTYRNEKSISYENRYAEIYYEHEDGKINYAGLGKHEEETVEKVSFIAYKQHFFTSILVTDKPFTTSKLESTNLVNDEKIDTVFTKQFKTNVPLAFSNGEIDYKMQWYFGPADYKVLKSYDKNFQKIIPLGWGIFGWINRLIFIPLFGFLSSTIGLSLGIAIIIFTIIIKLAMSPITYKSFLSQAKMKVLRPEITELGEKFKKDPMKKQQETMKLYNKAGVNPMAGCIPALIQLPFMYASFQFFPSAFELRQKGFLWADDLSSFDAVVKLPFYIPLYGDHISLFPILAAIAIFFYMKMTSGDQQMAAPQQEGMPDMAKMMKIMIYVSPLMMLIFFNSYGAGLSLYNFISNLITIGIMYVIKNYIVDSDKIHAQIQENKLKEPKKQSKFQQRLQEVMEQQEAAKAQNKKK, from the coding sequence ATGGAAGAAAAAAAATTTGATCTTAATTCAATCATTGGTTTTGTATTGATATTTGGAATTTTGATTTGGATTATGTACCAAAATCAGCCTTCTGATAAAGAGATTGCTGCTGAAAAAGCCAAAAAAGAACTAATTGCCAAGCAAGAAGCACAAGCGAAAGCGGATAAAACTAAAACAGCTGTTTTACCGGTTGCTGCAGCTACAACTCCTGGTGATACAGTGCAGTTGGCACAATTACAAAAAACATTAGGTGGTTTTGCTTATTCAGCTACACTACCTTCTGCTAAAGAAGGTTTTACAACTATTGAAAACGAAAAGATTAAACTTAAAATCGCTAACAAAGGTGGTTATATAGTAGAAGCTACGTTGAAAGAGTTCAAAAAGTTTGAAAAAAATTCAGGACAATTAGTTGAATTGATTAAAGACAATAATGCTAATTTAAACATTCAGCTGCAAACTGCGGATAACAGAACTTTAAACTCTAAAGATTTGTTTTTTGAACCGACGCTAACTAAAAATGGTGCAGATCAAATTTTAACAATGCGTTTGAAAGCAGGTGCTAATGAATTCTTAGAATACAAATATGTTCTTAAACCAAATGATTATTTAATTGGTTTTGATGTTCGTTCTCAGGGATTAAACAAAGTTTTAAACACTGGAAAGCCATTAGATTTACAGTGGGATTTAAAAACGTATAGAAACGAAAAAAGTATTTCGTATGAAAACCGTTATGCTGAAATTTATTATGAGCATGAAGATGGTAAAATAAACTATGCAGGTTTAGGAAAACATGAAGAAGAAACCGTTGAAAAAGTTAGTTTTATAGCTTATAAACAACATTTCTTTACCTCTATACTAGTAACGGATAAACCATTCACAACATCAAAGTTAGAATCAACTAATTTAGTGAATGATGAAAAGATAGATACTGTTTTTACGAAACAGTTTAAAACAAATGTTCCTTTAGCATTCTCTAATGGGGAAATTGATTATAAAATGCAATGGTATTTTGGACCGGCAGATTATAAAGTCCTAAAATCATACGATAAGAATTTTCAAAAAATCATTCCATTAGGTTGGGGTATTTTTGGTTGGATCAACCGATTGATTTTTATTCCGTTGTTTGGATTCTTAAGCTCGACAATTGGATTATCATTAGGAATTGCGATTATCATCTTTACGATTATTATTAAATTGGCGATGTCGCCAATTACCTATAAGTCATTCCTGTCTCAGGCAAAAATGAAAGTTTTACGTCCGGAGATTACAGAATTGGGAGAAAAATTCAAAAAAGACCCAATGAAAAAACAACAGGAAACGATGAAACTGTACAACAAAGCAGGAGTAAACCCAATGGCAGGATGTATTCCGGCATTGATTCAGCTTCCTTTTATGTATGCTTCATTCCAGTTCTTCCCTTCAGCTTTTGAGTTAAGACAAAAAGGTTTCCTTTGGGCAGACGATTTGTCTTCTTTTGATGCTGTTGTAAAATTGCCATTCTACATTCCGTTGTATGGAGATCATATCAGTTTGTTCCCAATTTTGGCAGCAATTGCGATTTTCTTCTACATGAAAATGACATCCGGAGATCAGCAAATGGCAGCGCCTCAGCAAGAAGGTATGCCGGATATGGCAAAAATGATGAAAATCATGATTTATGTGTCGCCATTAATGATGTTAATTTTCTTCAATAGTTATGGTGCCGGATTGAGTTTGTATAACTTTATTTCAAACTTAATTACAATCGGAATCATGTATGTAATTAAAAATTACATTGTGGATAGTGATAAAATTCACGCTCAGATTCAGGAAAATAAATTAAAAGAGCCTAAAAAGCAAAGTAAGTTTCAACAACGTCTTCAGGAAGTAATGGAACAGCAAGAAGCTGCGAAAGCTCAGAATAAAAAGAAATAA
- a CDS encoding toxin-antitoxin system YwqK family antitoxin — MISKKIIAGLLLLNTFFAVAQEVNKSDANGKKDGVWKGIYEVSKRPRYEGTFSHGKETGVFKFFDDTKKGDVVATRDFTANDGSSYTIFYDQNKNKVSEGKEIGKSREGEWKYYHKASKAIMTLEKYKAGKLEGVRTVFYADSKIAEEMTYKEGLKEGVYKKYGQNGILLEQSTFKNNEYNGDAIFYDSDGVVASKGKFTRGKKSGMWQFYFKGKLTKEVNMSDPKSSYQADSKPKAE, encoded by the coding sequence ATGATTTCTAAAAAAATAATAGCCGGATTACTTTTATTAAACACCTTTTTTGCAGTAGCGCAGGAGGTTAATAAATCGGATGCTAACGGGAAAAAAGACGGAGTTTGGAAAGGAATTTATGAAGTTTCTAAACGTCCTCGTTATGAAGGAACTTTTAGTCACGGAAAAGAAACCGGAGTGTTTAAATTTTTTGATGATACTAAAAAAGGAGATGTTGTCGCAACTCGAGATTTTACAGCAAACGATGGAAGTTCGTATACTATTTTTTACGATCAGAATAAAAATAAAGTGAGCGAAGGTAAGGAAATCGGAAAATCGCGTGAAGGTGAGTGGAAGTACTATCATAAGGCTTCGAAAGCAATTATGACACTTGAAAAATACAAAGCCGGAAAATTAGAAGGAGTAAGAACTGTTTTTTATGCAGATTCTAAAATTGCCGAGGAAATGACTTATAAAGAAGGTTTGAAAGAGGGTGTTTATAAGAAGTACGGGCAAAACGGAATTCTATTGGAACAAAGTACTTTTAAGAATAACGAATACAATGGCGATGCTATTTTTTATGACTCTGATGGGGTAGTAGCTTCTAAAGGAAAATTTACCAGAGGGAAGAAATCCGGAATGTGGCAGTTTTACTTTAAAGGAAAATTAACGAAGGAAGTTAATATGAGTGATCCTAAAAGTAGTTATCAGGCCGATTCAAAACCTAAGGCCGAGTAA
- a CDS encoding T9SS type A sorting domain-containing protein gives MNNRYKIVVTLLLNVLFNNVVISQTSLGTCDGFMSNLKKELTKNHSDGSNKKGEMKSISLQIVGSEKFTGKVNYKESTVSGEFLIGEIKNVPESSFFIKVTDQFLEGHIILKKEREAYKYSSDFQGKAYVSKVDINSLICIDYENILQGGSETSKNSSGKISAALLNLESLPGGRSCVLLDFDGHYLPAGNKWNNGNAIDAAPSGMSDADILQFFEIVSEDYKPFNLNITTSEEVYNKYKESLRLRVVVTPTNTAAPGSGGVAYIGSFGYGLPAWCFNVSSAKRGGEAASHEIGHTFGLEHDGRISPKEEYFAGINGTSWAPIMGAGYNRPITQWSKGEYNSANNNEDDVAIISSFGSPPGFVGFGVAAYRADDYGNGPSSAFSLTLDNKGKITQKEGIIEKEGDNDFFAFTTTGGNVRITANTSAKTNVGNLHLSIKLYNSEGVEMGQYWDSDPLKLNASMDVNLTAGKYFISINGIGAGDATNGGYSAYGSIGSYTISGTVPNNNLNTVSFDKNLNFVIYPNPSNKIITIRSDHDATLSLITILGKTITTFKVKANIEDILNVENLSSGIYFLSEMREGKLITHKFVRK, from the coding sequence ATGAATAATAGGTACAAAATTGTAGTGACTTTATTGTTAAATGTTCTTTTTAATAATGTTGTTATTTCCCAGACTTCTTTGGGTACATGTGATGGTTTTATGAGTAATCTCAAAAAAGAGCTTACGAAGAATCATTCTGATGGTTCTAATAAAAAAGGTGAAATGAAAAGCATTTCTCTTCAAATTGTTGGTTCGGAAAAGTTTACCGGAAAAGTGAATTATAAGGAATCAACAGTTTCAGGTGAATTTTTGATTGGAGAAATCAAGAATGTGCCAGAATCCTCTTTTTTTATCAAAGTAACAGATCAATTTCTGGAAGGACACATTATTTTAAAAAAAGAAAGAGAAGCATATAAGTACTCTTCTGATTTTCAGGGAAAAGCTTATGTGTCAAAAGTTGATATCAATTCTTTGATTTGTATAGATTACGAAAATATACTCCAGGGAGGAAGCGAAACATCAAAAAACAGTTCAGGTAAAATTAGTGCTGCGTTATTAAATTTAGAGAGCTTGCCGGGTGGACGCAGTTGTGTATTATTAGATTTTGACGGACATTACTTGCCCGCGGGAAATAAGTGGAATAATGGTAACGCAATTGATGCAGCTCCATCCGGAATGAGTGATGCAGATATATTGCAATTTTTTGAAATAGTTTCAGAAGATTATAAACCGTTTAATTTGAATATAACAACAAGTGAAGAAGTATACAATAAGTATAAAGAAAGTTTAAGGCTGCGTGTAGTAGTAACTCCGACAAATACAGCAGCTCCGGGAAGTGGAGGTGTAGCCTATATAGGATCCTTTGGTTATGGGCTTCCGGCTTGGTGTTTTAATGTTTCTAGTGCTAAACGTGGGGGAGAAGCTGCTTCGCACGAAATAGGTCATACTTTTGGTTTAGAGCATGATGGGCGCATTTCTCCAAAGGAAGAGTATTTTGCAGGAATAAATGGAACTTCTTGGGCGCCAATTATGGGAGCTGGTTATAACAGACCTATTACACAATGGAGCAAAGGAGAGTATAATAGTGCAAATAATAATGAAGATGACGTTGCTATAATTTCTAGTTTTGGCTCTCCCCCTGGTTTTGTTGGATTTGGAGTAGCAGCGTATAGAGCCGATGACTATGGTAATGGTCCTTCTTCAGCATTTAGTTTAACTTTGGATAATAAAGGAAAGATTACTCAAAAAGAAGGTATAATCGAAAAAGAAGGAGATAATGATTTCTTTGCATTTACTACTACAGGAGGAAATGTTCGTATTACCGCCAATACAAGTGCAAAGACTAATGTTGGTAATCTCCATCTTTCAATTAAATTATATAATTCCGAAGGTGTAGAAATGGGACAATATTGGGATTCTGATCCTTTAAAGTTAAATGCTTCAATGGATGTAAATCTGACGGCAGGCAAGTATTTTATTAGTATTAATGGTATCGGGGCCGGAGATGCAACCAATGGAGGATACTCAGCATATGGTTCTATCGGAAGTTATACTATTTCCGGAACTGTTCCAAACAATAACCTGAACACTGTATCATTTGATAAAAACTTAAACTTTGTGATATATCCCAATCCAAGTAATAAGATTATAACGATTAGATCGGATCACGATGCGACTTTAAGCCTCATTACGATATTGGGGAAAACTATAACAACATTTAAAGTGAAGGCTAATATAGAGGACATACTAAATGTTGAAAATTTATCCAGCGGTATTTATTTTCTGAGTGAAATGAGAGAGGGCAAATTAATCACGCATAAATTTGTTAGAAAGTAA
- the mnmA gene encoding tRNA 2-thiouridine(34) synthase MnmA: protein MKRVVVGLSGGVDSSVAAYLLQQQGYEVIGLFMKNWHDDSVTISNECPWLEDSNDALLVAEKLGIPFQTVDLSEEYKEKIVDYMFNEYEKGRTPNPDVLCNREIKFDVFMKIALSLGADYVATGHYCQKSEIEVDGKTVYQLVAGNDVNKDQSYFLCQLSQEQLSKALFPIGALTKPEVREIAAEMELVTAEKKDSQGLCFIGKVRLPEFLQQKLQPKEGLIVQIDKNDPIYTIEKPEGISLEDELKVESQKLNYLPTMGKIMGKHQGAHYFTNGQRKGLNVGGTTDPLFVIATDVDTNTIYTGLTSNHPGLFKKALFVGNSEVHWVREDLKLKEGEQMEVMARIRYRQPLQKAILYQFENGMYVRFEEAQSAITEGQFVAWYLENELVGSGVIS from the coding sequence ATGAAACGTGTAGTTGTTGGACTTTCCGGAGGAGTAGATTCAAGTGTTGCTGCCTATTTATTGCAGCAACAAGGATATGAAGTTATTGGCCTTTTTATGAAAAACTGGCACGATGATTCGGTTACGATTTCTAATGAATGCCCATGGTTAGAAGATAGCAATGATGCTTTATTGGTAGCGGAAAAACTCGGTATACCGTTTCAAACTGTTGATTTAAGCGAAGAATACAAAGAGAAAATCGTTGATTATATGTTCAACGAATACGAAAAAGGAAGAACTCCAAATCCGGACGTGCTTTGTAACCGCGAAATCAAGTTTGATGTTTTTATGAAAATCGCTCTAAGTCTTGGAGCCGATTATGTGGCGACCGGGCATTACTGCCAAAAAAGCGAAATTGAAGTCGACGGAAAAACGGTTTATCAATTAGTTGCCGGAAATGATGTGAACAAAGATCAGTCGTACTTTTTGTGTCAGTTGTCTCAGGAACAATTATCCAAAGCATTATTTCCAATTGGAGCATTGACTAAACCTGAGGTTAGGGAAATCGCTGCTGAAATGGAATTGGTTACGGCCGAAAAGAAAGATTCACAAGGGCTTTGTTTTATTGGTAAAGTACGTTTGCCGGAGTTTTTGCAGCAAAAATTACAACCAAAAGAAGGTCTTATTGTTCAGATTGATAAAAACGACCCAATCTATACGATTGAAAAGCCGGAAGGAATTTCTCTGGAAGACGAATTGAAAGTAGAATCTCAAAAACTAAATTATCTTCCAACGATGGGTAAAATAATGGGCAAACATCAGGGAGCACATTATTTTACAAACGGACAAAGAAAGGGCTTAAATGTTGGCGGTACTACAGATCCATTATTTGTAATTGCTACGGATGTTGATACGAATACCATTTATACCGGTTTAACGAGTAATCATCCGGGCTTATTCAAAAAGGCATTGTTTGTGGGGAATTCTGAAGTACACTGGGTTCGCGAAGATTTGAAATTGAAGGAAGGTGAGCAAATGGAAGTGATGGCAAGAATTCGTTACCGTCAGCCACTACAGAAAGCAATCTTGTATCAGTTTGAAAACGGAATGTATGTTCGCTTTGAGGAAGCTCAGTCCGCCATTACTGAAGGTCAGTTTGTAGCGTGGTATTTAGAAAATGAATTAGTTGGTTCGGGAGTAATTTCTTAG
- a CDS encoding S8 family serine peptidase — protein sequence MKHYFVFLLLIFSSAVFSQEEAWVYFKNKPNAQASLNAPLTILTQRALDRRANQNIALDLTDAPVEDSYINQVRSSSGITIMAKSKWLNALHIRGTQTDITALTALSFVDKVFFANKNLNTTAKKVTENKISQVKDKLKSKTDYAYGTSGGQIEMLNGKVLHQQNKTGLGKVIAVLDAGFPGVNTTLPFKKLIDNNQILGGYDYVNRNANFYSGDSHGTMVLSTMGGYKENALVGTAPDASYYLYITEYDPTENPVEESYWVEAAEEADRVGADIITTSLGYFEFDNPNYTHAYSDMNGVTNFISRGAEMAFNKGIIVVASAGNEGATTEPHIGGPADAVSVITVGAVTSSKVRSGFSSIGPSYDGRIKPDVMAQGTAAVVSDSGGNITTINGTSFSCPIMAGMIACLWQAFPSKTNKEIRQMILQSSDRYTAPNNNYGYGIPNFGATLGVEDFKSLGEVFSVFPNPTKTAISFLFENSTASVSVYSVLGQKLIEKQITNQNPILSVEGLKSGLYFYTFDADGLHKTGKIIKQ from the coding sequence ATGAAGCACTATTTTGTCTTTTTGTTGTTGATTTTTTCTTCCGCGGTGTTTTCGCAGGAAGAGGCATGGGTATACTTTAAAAACAAACCCAACGCACAGGCATCTCTTAATGCTCCGCTTACAATTTTGACACAGCGTGCCTTAGATCGAAGAGCCAATCAAAATATTGCGTTAGATCTTACCGATGCACCTGTAGAGGACTCTTATATCAATCAGGTTAGATCGAGTTCGGGGATAACTATTATGGCAAAATCGAAATGGCTAAATGCACTTCATATTAGAGGAACTCAAACCGATATTACAGCACTTACAGCGCTGTCATTTGTCGATAAAGTGTTTTTTGCCAATAAAAATCTGAATACAACTGCTAAAAAAGTAACTGAGAATAAGATAAGTCAGGTAAAAGACAAACTGAAATCAAAAACGGATTATGCGTACGGAACTTCAGGAGGGCAGATAGAAATGCTGAATGGAAAAGTGCTGCACCAACAGAATAAAACCGGCTTAGGAAAAGTAATTGCCGTTTTAGATGCAGGTTTTCCGGGAGTTAATACAACTTTACCGTTTAAGAAATTAATCGATAATAATCAGATTTTAGGAGGGTACGATTATGTCAATCGAAATGCCAATTTTTATTCAGGAGACAGCCACGGAACAATGGTACTTTCGACAATGGGCGGTTATAAAGAAAATGCTCTGGTAGGTACTGCTCCTGATGCTTCGTATTATTTATACATCACCGAATATGATCCTACTGAGAATCCGGTAGAAGAATCGTATTGGGTAGAGGCAGCAGAAGAAGCAGACCGTGTAGGAGCTGATATTATTACAACTTCTTTGGGGTATTTTGAATTTGACAATCCAAACTACACGCATGCGTATAGCGATATGAACGGGGTGACTAATTTTATCTCCCGTGGTGCCGAAATGGCTTTTAATAAAGGAATAATCGTGGTGGCTTCGGCAGGAAATGAAGGAGCTACAACTGAACCTCATATTGGAGGACCTGCAGATGCTGTTTCAGTAATTACAGTAGGTGCTGTAACTTCTTCAAAAGTTAGATCAGGTTTTAGTTCGATAGGACCAAGTTATGACGGAAGAATTAAACCGGATGTTATGGCACAAGGTACGGCTGCTGTTGTATCTGATAGCGGGGGGAATATTACAACAATAAATGGAACTTCATTTTCTTGTCCAATTATGGCGGGAATGATTGCTTGTTTATGGCAGGCTTTCCCATCCAAAACGAATAAGGAAATTAGGCAGATGATATTGCAGTCTTCTGATCGATATACGGCACCAAATAATAATTATGGTTACGGAATTCCTAATTTTGGAGCCACTTTAGGAGTGGAAGATTTCAAGTCTTTAGGGGAAGTTTTTTCTGTTTTTCCAAATCCAACTAAGACTGCGATTTCCTTTTTGTTTGAAAACAGTACCGCTTCTGTTTCTGTGTACTCTGTTCTGGGGCAAAAGCTAATCGAAAAACAAATTACAAATCAAAACCCTATTCTTTCTGTTGAAGGACTAAAAAGCGGATTGTATTTTTATACTTTTGATGCAGATGGTCTTCATAAAACAGGAAAGATAATTAAACAATAA
- a CDS encoding NAD(P)H-dependent flavin oxidoreductase, whose product MNRITQLFKIKYPIIQGGMIWNSGYKLAAAVSNAGGLGLIGAGSMYPEVLREHIQKCQKATSKPFGVNIPMLYPNIEEIINIVVEEGVKIVFTSAGNPKTWTSFLKEKGITVVHVVSSTVFALKAQEAGVDAIVAEGFEAGGHNGRDETTTLTLIPMVKEKVLIPLIAAGGIATGRGMLAAMILGADGVQVGSRFAASIESSAHDNFKETIVKVKEGDTQLTLKELAPVRLVKNKFYQDVQELYEKCPSKDDLVQLLGRARAKKGMFEGDLEEGELEIGQIAGLIHEILPVEQIVQQMMSDFEAACQEKAKFEF is encoded by the coding sequence ATGAACAGAATTACACAACTTTTTAAGATCAAATACCCAATTATTCAGGGAGGAATGATCTGGAACAGCGGTTATAAATTAGCAGCAGCAGTAAGTAATGCGGGAGGTTTAGGTTTAATTGGAGCAGGTTCTATGTATCCCGAAGTTTTACGTGAACATATTCAGAAATGCCAAAAAGCGACCAGTAAGCCATTTGGAGTTAACATTCCGATGCTGTATCCCAATATCGAAGAAATAATAAATATTGTGGTAGAAGAAGGAGTGAAAATTGTTTTTACTTCGGCAGGAAATCCAAAAACGTGGACTTCGTTTTTAAAAGAAAAAGGAATTACAGTCGTACATGTAGTGAGCAGCACTGTTTTTGCTTTAAAAGCGCAGGAGGCTGGTGTTGATGCTATTGTCGCCGAAGGATTTGAAGCAGGAGGACACAATGGACGTGACGAAACGACAACCTTAACTTTAATCCCGATGGTGAAAGAGAAAGTTCTGATACCTCTTATTGCTGCAGGTGGAATTGCAACAGGCAGAGGAATGCTTGCTGCAATGATTTTAGGAGCCGATGGTGTTCAGGTGGGAAGTCGTTTTGCAGCTTCGATCGAATCCTCGGCACATGATAACTTTAAAGAAACGATCGTTAAGGTTAAAGAAGGAGATACACAACTAACTTTAAAAGAACTGGCACCTGTTCGATTGGTTAAGAATAAATTCTATCAGGACGTTCAGGAATTGTATGAAAAATGTCCTTCAAAGGATGATTTGGTACAGCTTTTAGGAAGAGCCAGAGCTAAAAAAGGAATGTTTGAAGGAGATCTTGAAGAAGGAGAACTTGAAATAGGTCAAATTGCAGGATTAATTCATGAAATTTTGCCGGTAGAGCAAATTGTTCAACAAATGATGTCCGATTTTGAAGCTGCCTGCCAGGAAAAGGCTAAATTTGAGTTCTAA
- a CDS encoding DUF4268 domain-containing protein — protein MYSKEESQKIKREFWVAFAEKYPRKWVLYDTKIKDFSFKFYVDNKKAQVLIDIEQRSDEKRNAYFEKIEALKNILEEEFIKDLVFEKNYTLESGKTISRIWIEKLGVGFSNRNNWDTIFDFFNEKMHALEMFYLEYDEFIKDIDS, from the coding sequence ATGTACAGTAAAGAAGAATCACAAAAGATAAAAAGAGAATTCTGGGTGGCATTCGCCGAAAAATATCCTCGTAAATGGGTACTTTACGATACCAAAATTAAAGATTTTTCCTTTAAATTTTATGTAGATAATAAAAAAGCACAGGTTCTAATTGATATCGAACAAAGAAGCGATGAAAAACGAAATGCTTACTTTGAAAAAATTGAAGCATTAAAAAATATACTGGAGGAAGAATTCATTAAAGATTTGGTTTTCGAAAAAAACTACACTCTTGAAAGCGGTAAAACGATCAGTCGAATTTGGATCGAAAAATTAGGGGTTGGATTTAGTAATCGCAATAACTGGGATACTATTTTCGATTTCTTTAACGAAAAAATGCATGCTTTGGAAATGTTTTACCTGGAATATGATGAGTTTATTAAGGATATCGATTCTTAA
- a CDS encoding NUDIX hydrolase, with product MDFQDFLEYVPDLIPAVLPAELAHIKMAPKERLEALKNLDLKDKNPRIAAVMMLFYPKNNKTHLVLIVRNAYNGVHSSQIAFPGGKYETTDANYEETALRETHEEVGVAPERIELIKQFTPMYIPPSNFLVHPFLGISKEELLFYPDIREVASIIELPLSVFLNDEIVIEVTLSTSYANNALVPAFNIQNHIVWGATAMILSELRDVLKTTFDKKT from the coding sequence ATGGATTTTCAAGACTTTTTAGAATATGTTCCTGATTTAATTCCGGCAGTATTGCCGGCGGAATTGGCTCATATTAAAATGGCTCCAAAAGAACGCCTCGAAGCCTTGAAGAATCTTGATTTGAAAGATAAAAATCCGCGTATTGCAGCGGTCATGATGTTGTTTTATCCAAAAAACAATAAAACACATCTCGTATTGATTGTCCGAAATGCATATAATGGAGTTCATTCGTCTCAAATTGCTTTTCCCGGAGGAAAATATGAAACGACTGATGCAAATTATGAAGAGACTGCTTTGCGCGAAACACATGAAGAAGTAGGCGTTGCACCTGAAAGAATAGAGCTAATCAAACAATTTACACCTATGTATATTCCGCCAAGCAACTTCCTGGTGCATCCTTTTTTAGGTATTTCCAAAGAAGAGCTTTTATTTTATCCGGATATCAGAGAAGTAGCGAGTATTATAGAATTACCGCTCTCTGTTTTTTTGAATGATGAAATTGTTATTGAAGTCACATTATCAACTTCTTACGCAAATAACGCTTTAGTTCCCGCATTTAACATACAAAATCATATCGTTTGGGGAGCAACTGCCATGATATTGAGTGAACTGAGAGATGTTTTAAAAACGACTTTTGACAAAAAAACATAA